A genome region from Cucumis sativus cultivar 9930 chromosome 4, Cucumber_9930_V3, whole genome shotgun sequence includes the following:
- the LOC116403377 gene encoding lectin-like has product MAGYSTHYLAFPRASTITWSDDTRYWSWATVDFCSYAIEEARLLQVSWFDCRWSMDASDFKQDIWYNASVEVMLTSNASGWNVPLHLEIELPDGSKQESQIVLAGRQPNVWLKIPIGKFILRGSLTSGTIRFGLYNHEGNWKRGLNIRALAIQA; this is encoded by the exons ATGGCAGGCTACAGCACACATTATTTGGCATTTCCAAGAGCTTCCACAATAACATGGAGTGATGACACTCGATATTGGAGTTGGGCCACCGTAGATTTTTGCAG CTACGCAATTGAAGAAGCCCGACTTTTACAAGTATCTTGGTTCGATTGTCGTTGGAGCATGGATGCATCTGATTTCAAACAAGATATTTGGTACAATGCAAGCGTTGAAGTAATGTTGACAAGCAACGCCTCTGGATGGAATGTTCCACTACACCTTGAAATCGAGTTGCCAGATGGGAGTAAGCAAGAGTCTCAAATAGTATTGGCAGGTAGACAACCAAATGTGTGGTTAAAGATTCCAATAGGTAAATTCATACTAAGGGGTTCTCTGACTAGCGGAACAATCCGATTCGGCTTGTACAACCATGAAGGGAATTGGAAAAGAGGCTTGAACATAAGAGCCCTTGCCATTCAAGcataa
- the LOC101209238 gene encoding lectin, producing MAGQSTHYLAFPRASTITWGDDTRYWSWATVDFCSYAIEEARLLQVSWLDCRWSMDASDFKQDIWYNASVEVMLTSNASGWNVPLHLEIELPDGSKQESQIVLAGRQPNVWFKIPIGKFILGGSLTSGTIRFGFYNHEGNWKRGLNIRALAIQA from the exons ATGGCAGGCCAAAGCACACATTATTTGGCATTTCCAAGAGCTTCCACAATAACATGGGGTGATGACACTCGATATTGGAGTTGGGCCACCGTGGATTTTTGCAG CTACGCAATTGAAGAAGCCCGACTTTTACAAGTATCTTGGCTCGATTGTCGTTGGAGCATGGATGCATCTGATTTCAAACAAGATATTTGGTACAATGCAAGCGTTGAAGTAATGTTGACAAGCAACGCCTCTGGATGGAATGTTCCACTACACCTTGAAATCGAGTTGCCAGATGGGAGTAAGCAAGAGTCTCAAATAGTATTGGCAGGCAGACAACCAAATGTGTGGTTCAAGATTCCAATCGGTAAATTCATACTAGGGGGTTCTCTGACTAGCGGAACAATCCGATTCGGCTTCTACAACCATGAAGGGAATTGGAAAAGAGGCTTGAACATAAGAGCCCTTGCCATTCAAGcataa
- the LOC101209730 gene encoding protein PHLOEM PROTEIN 2-LIKE A1-like isoform X2, whose amino-acid sequence MVFERYRNKDENEKIILMAGQSTHFLAFPRAATITWGNDTRYWSWANVNLCGYPTEEARLIQVSWLDCRWMMDASDFRQGIRYNANIEVMLTSNASGWNFPVNLEIELPDGSRQESQIGLAGRQPNVWFNMPLGGFTLPDCVTSGTIRFRFFNHAAVWKRGLHIRALVIQA is encoded by the exons ATGGTATTTGAGAGGTATAGAAATAAGGATGAGAATGAGAAAAT CATTTTAATGGCAGGCCAAAGCACACATTTTTTGGCATTTCCAAGAGCTGCCACAATAACATGGGGTAATGACACTCGATACTGGAGTTGGGCCAACGTGAATTTATGCGG CTACCCAACTGAAGAAGCCCGACTTATTCAAGTATCTTGGCTAGATTGTCGTTGGATGATGGATGCATCTGATTTCAGACAAGGTATTCGGTACAATGCAAACATTGAAGTAATGTTAACAAGCAACGCCTCTGGATGGAATTTTCCAGTAAACCTTGAAATCGAGTTGCCAGATGGGAGTAGGCAAGAGTCTCAAATAGGATTGGCAGGCAGACAACCAAATGTGTGGTTCAATATGCCACTAGGTGGATTCACACTACCTGATTGTGTGACTAGTGGAACAATCCGATTTCGCTTCTTCAACCATGCAGCGGTTTGGAAAAGAGGCTTGCACATAAGAGCCCTTGTCATTCAAGcataa
- the LOC101209730 gene encoding protein PHLOEM PROTEIN 2-LIKE A1-like isoform X1, with protein sequence MAGQSTHFLAFPRAATITWGNDTRYWSWANVNLCGYPTEEARLIQVSWLDCRWMMDASDFRQGIRYNANIEVMLTSNASGWNFPVNLEIELPDGSRQESQIGLAGRQPNVWFNMPLGGFTLPDCVTSGTIRFRFFNHAAVWKRGLHIRALVIQA encoded by the exons ATGGCAGGCCAAAGCACACATTTTTTGGCATTTCCAAGAGCTGCCACAATAACATGGGGTAATGACACTCGATACTGGAGTTGGGCCAACGTGAATTTATGCGG CTACCCAACTGAAGAAGCCCGACTTATTCAAGTATCTTGGCTAGATTGTCGTTGGATGATGGATGCATCTGATTTCAGACAAGGTATTCGGTACAATGCAAACATTGAAGTAATGTTAACAAGCAACGCCTCTGGATGGAATTTTCCAGTAAACCTTGAAATCGAGTTGCCAGATGGGAGTAGGCAAGAGTCTCAAATAGGATTGGCAGGCAGACAACCAAATGTGTGGTTCAATATGCCACTAGGTGGATTCACACTACCTGATTGTGTGACTAGTGGAACAATCCGATTTCGCTTCTTCAACCATGCAGCGGTTTGGAAAAGAGGCTTGCACATAAGAGCCCTTGTCATTCAAGcataa
- the LOC101209730 gene encoding protein PHLOEM PROTEIN 2-LIKE A1-like (The RefSeq protein has 5 substitutions compared to this genomic sequence): MAGQSTHYLAFPRAATITWGNDTRYWSWANVNLCGYPTEEARLIQVSWLDCRWMMDASDFRQGIRYNANIEVMLTSNASGWNFPVNLEIELPDGSRQESQIGLAGRQPNVWFNMPLGGFTLPDCVTSGTIRFRLYNHAAVWKRGLHIRTLAIQA, from the exons ATGGCAGGCCAAAGCACACATTTTTTGGCATTTCCAAGAGCTGCCACAATAACATGGGGTAATGACACTCGATACTGGAGTTGGGCCAACGTGAATTTATGCGG CTACCCAACTGAAGAAGCCCGACTTATTCAAGTATCTTGGCTAGATTGTCGTTGGATGATGGATGCATCTGATTTCAGACAAGGTATTCGGTACAATGCAAACATTGAAGTAATGTTAACAAGCAACGCCTCTGGATGGAATTTTCCAGTAAACCTTGAAATCGAGTTGCCAGATGGGAGTAGGCAAGAGTCTCAAATAGGATTGGCAGGCAGACAACCAAATGTGTGGTTCAATATGCCACTAGGTGGATTCACACTACCTGATTGTGTGACTAGTGGAACAATCCGATTTCGCTTCTTCAACCATGCAGCGGTTTGGAAAAGAGGCTTGCACATAAGAGCCCTTGTCATTCAAGcataa
- the LOC101217448 gene encoding chloroplast stem-loop binding protein of 41 kDa b, chloroplastic — translation MGIMANPMAAHHQKFTSFSVLPSSLSDFNGARLHAQVQYKRKVMQPKGGLHVTASAKKNILIMGGTRFIGIFLSRLLVKEGHQVTLFTRGKAPVTQQLPGESEADYADFKSKILHLKGDRKDFDFVKSSLSAAGFDVVYDINGREADEVEPIIDALPKLEQFIYCSSAGVYLKSDLLPHFEVDAVDPKSRHKGKLETESLLASKDVNWTSIRPVYIYGPLNYNPVEEWFFHRLKAGRPIPIPNSGIQITQLGHVKDLANAFVQVLGNDKASQQVFNISGEKYVSFDGLAKACAKAGGFPEPEIVHYNPKEFDFGKKKPFPFRDQHFFASIEKAKSVLGWKPEFDLVEGLADSYNLDFGRGTFRKEADFSTDDIILGKSLVLQA, via the exons ATGGGGATCATGGCAAACCCAATGGCTGCTCACCACCAAAAGTTTACTTCATTCTCtgttcttccttcttctctttccgATTTCAATGGCGCCAGACTCCACGCCCAAGTTCAG TATAAAAGGAAGGTTATGCAGCCAAAAGGAGGATTACATGTTACAGCAAGTGCCAAAAAGAACATTCTTATAATGGGTGGCACCAGATTTATTGGTATATTCTTGTCTAGACTTCTAGTCAAAGAGGGTCATCAG GTAACTTTGTTTACAAGAGGAAAAGCACCTGTTACACAACAATTGCCGGGCGAGTCGGAAGCAGATTATGCTGATTTTAAATCCAAG ATTCTGCATTTGAAGGGAGACAGAAAAgactttgattttgttaaatcCAGTCTCTCGGCCGCGGGGTTTGATGTAGTTTACGACATTAATG GGCGAGAAGCAGATGAAGTTGAACCAATTATAGATGCTTTGCCTAAGCTAGAGCA GTTTATTTACTGCTCTTCAGCTGGTGTATACCTCAAGTCTGATCTCCTACCTCATTTTGAG GTAGATGCAGTTGATCCAAAGAGTAGACATAAGGGAAAGCTTGAGACAGAGAGCTTACTGGCGTCGAAGGATGTTAATTGGACTTCTATAAGACCAGTCTACATCTATGGACCATTGAACTACAATCCTGTGGAAGAATGGTTCTTCCACCGATTGAAAGCCGGTCGCCCCATTCCAATTCCCAACTCGGGCATTCAAATTACACAACTTGGTCACGTCAAG GATTTGGCAAATGCTTTTGTTCAGGTTCTTGGTAATGACAAGGCAAGCCAGCAAGTATTCAATATTTCTGGtgaaaaatatgtttcatTTGATGGGTTAGCCAAAGCTTGTGCCAAG GCTGGAGGCTTTCCTGAGCCCGAGATTGTTCACTACAATCCGAAGGAGTTTGACTTTGGAAAGAAGAAGCCATTCCCTTTCCGTGATCAG CATTTCTTTGCATCAATTGAGAAAGCGAAGAGCGTGCTCGGCTGGAAGCCCGAATTTGATTTGGTGGAAGGTCTTGCAGACTCCTACAATTTGGACTTTGGCAGAGGCACTTTCAGAAAAGAGGCTGATTTTTCAACAGATGACATAATCCTTGGCAAGAGCCTGGTTCTTCAAGCTTGA